In Phocoena phocoena chromosome 3, mPhoPho1.1, whole genome shotgun sequence, a single window of DNA contains:
- the TICAM2 gene encoding TIR domain-containing adapter molecule 2 gives MGIGKSKTDPCPLSLSWGKSHSVDTSQRQHKSDSKKSEEMSLSDTAAHSNTAEMPTGEQEGAKGVEEMPEEEAEEEVFLKFVILHAEEDTDEALRVQNLLENDFGIKPGIIFAEMPGGKQHLQNLDDAVNGSAWTILLLTKNFLRDTWCKFQFYTSLMNSVNRQHKYNSVIPMRPLNNPLPRERTPFALRTINALEEESRGFPTQVERIFQDSVYRIQQAIWKETRNTVQRQFIA, from the coding sequence ATGGGTATTGGAAAGTCTAAAACGGATCCctgccctctttctctctcttggggTAAAAGCCACAGTGTGGATACGAGTCAAAGACAGCACAAGTCAGATTCCAAGAAATCTGAAGAAATGTCCCTGAGTGACACTGCTGCTCATAGCAATACAGCAGAGATGCCAACAGGGGAGCAGGAGGGAGCCAAGGGAGTGGAGGAGATGccagaagaggaagcagaagaaGAGGTGTTCCTCAAATTTGTGATACTGCATGCTGAAGAAGACACAGACGAAGCCCTCCGAGTCCAGAATCTGCTGGAAAATGACTTCGGCATCAAACCTGGAATAATCTTTGCTGAGATGCCAGGTGGCAAGCAGCATTTACAGAATTTGGATGATGCTGTCAATGGGTCTGCCTGGACAATCTTATTATTGACCAAAAACTTTTTAAGAGATACCTGGTGTAAGTTCCAGTTCTATACGTCCCTCATGAACTCTGTTAACAGGCAGCACAAGTACAACTCCGTCATCCCCATGCGGCCTCTGAACAACCCCCTGCCCCGAGAAAGGACTCCCTTTGCTCTGCGAACCATCAACGCCCTGGAGGAAGAAAGTCGTGGCTTTCCTACACAAGTGGAAAGGATTTTTCAGGATTCTGTATATAGGATACAGCAGGCTATATGGAAAGAGACCAGAAATACGGTACAAAGGCAATTTATTGCTTGA